From Glycine soja cultivar W05 chromosome 4, ASM419377v2, whole genome shotgun sequence, the proteins below share one genomic window:
- the LOC114410825 gene encoding uncharacterized protein LOC114410825, translating to MPLYSKFLKDMLTKKRKYIHSDNIVVEGNCSVVSQRILPPKYKDPGSVTISCSFGAVSVGKALIDLGASINLMSLSMCRRIGELEIMQTRMTLQLVDISITRPYGVIENVLVKVQHFTFPADFVVMDIEEDYEIPLILGRPFMLTANCLVHIGKGKMEMGVDDQKIKFDLFDAEKHLLDRNICSKMEKIKKEMVLMARAKLAPDP from the coding sequence atgccactctactcaAAGTTTCTGAAGGATATGCTAACCAAGAAGAGAAAATATATCCATAGTGATAAtattgtggtggaaggaaattgcagtGTTGTGAGTCAAAGAATCCTTCcacctaaatacaaggatccaGGGAGTGTCACAATCTCTTGCTCTTTTGGTGCAGTGTCAGTTGGAAAAGCTCTCATTGACTTGGGGGCCAGCATAAATTTGATGTCATTATCCATGTGTAGGAGGATTGGAGAATTGGAGATTATGCAAACTAGAATGACACTACAGCTGGTAGACATATCGATTACAAGGCCATATGGAGTGATTGAAAATGTTTTGGTCAAGGTGCAGCACTTTACCTTCCCTGCGGATTTTGTTGTCATGGACATTGAAGAGGATTATGAAATCCCTTTAATTTTGGGTCGTCCCTTCATGTTAACCGCCAATTGTTTGGTGCATATAGGGAAAGGTAAAATGGAAATGGGTGTAGATGATCAAAAGAtcaaatttgatttgtttgatgCAGAAAAGCACTTACTTGATCGGAACATCTGTTCTAAGATGgagaaaattaagaaagagatggTTCTGATGGCCAGAGCCAAGCTTGCTCCAGACCCATAA